A window of Thermococcus aggregans contains these coding sequences:
- a CDS encoding deoxycytidylate deaminase: MGVEIFLDKERAEHIKRIRPTKDEYFMLIAKLVSLRATCPRLRVGAVAVKDGYILATGYNGAPRNMDHCIDGGCLVVDGHCHRAVHAEQNVIAMAARKGISLEGATLYVTHFPCDICFKLLVNAGIKEIVYEEMYPNEATEILLKEAQEKGIVKIRQFKVPKERVRIFLEELFGKD, encoded by the coding sequence ATGGGAGTGGAGATATTTCTAGATAAAGAGCGGGCGGAACATATAAAGAGAATTCGTCCCACAAAAGATGAGTACTTCATGCTTATTGCAAAACTCGTGAGCCTAAGGGCTACATGTCCTAGACTTAGGGTTGGGGCAGTTGCAGTAAAAGATGGCTACATTTTAGCAACCGGATATAACGGAGCCCCGAGGAATATGGATCACTGTATAGATGGGGGGTGTTTAGTAGTAGATGGTCACTGTCACAGAGCTGTCCATGCGGAGCAGAACGTCATAGCAATGGCCGCTAGAAAAGGCATAAGCTTGGAAGGAGCAACGCTTTATGTTACTCATTTTCCCTGTGATATCTGCTTTAAATTGCTGGTAAATGCGGGAATTAAAGAGATAGTTTATGAGGAAATGTACCCAAATGAGGCTACTGAGATCTTGCTAAAAGAAGCCCAAGAAAAAGGGATTGTAAAAATAAGGCAATTCAAAGTCCCCAAGGAGAGAGTTAGAATATTTCTGGAAGAACTCTTTGGAAAAGATTAA